From Herbiconiux flava, one genomic window encodes:
- a CDS encoding DNA/RNA non-specific endonuclease encodes MTGYDPQFLGLDDDRAVPMPAARGEAAGARIRRLEYTHFTVALDTARRLAAATAVNIDGSALLDLGRGDDWHLDERVGADEQAGPELYARNDLDRGHLVRRRDPVWGDVEIASEANFDSFCYTNAAPQAAEFNQSLELWNGLEDLVLEYASANGLRLSVFTGPVFADDDESYRGVRIPKQFWKVAAWASEGGLRASGYLLDQSPQLGGIDLNEQTATDAPPPLGPFRTFQVPVADLDVLTGLDFGALVAADVLASTVPTAAVHRELWIELTAAEQLRW; translated from the coding sequence ATGACCGGATACGACCCGCAGTTCCTCGGCCTCGACGACGATCGCGCGGTGCCGATGCCGGCGGCGCGCGGGGAGGCGGCGGGGGCGCGCATCCGGCGGCTGGAGTACACGCACTTCACGGTGGCGCTCGACACGGCGCGGCGGCTGGCGGCGGCGACCGCGGTGAACATCGACGGGAGCGCGCTGCTCGATCTGGGGCGGGGCGACGACTGGCACCTCGACGAGCGGGTGGGTGCCGACGAGCAGGCCGGGCCCGAGCTGTATGCGCGGAACGACCTCGACCGCGGGCACCTGGTGCGGCGGCGGGATCCGGTGTGGGGCGACGTCGAGATCGCCTCCGAGGCCAACTTCGACAGCTTCTGCTACACGAACGCCGCCCCCCAGGCGGCCGAGTTCAATCAGTCGCTCGAGCTCTGGAACGGGCTCGAGGATCTCGTGCTCGAGTACGCCAGCGCGAACGGGCTGCGGCTGAGCGTGTTCACCGGGCCGGTGTTCGCCGACGACGACGAGTCGTATCGCGGGGTTCGCATCCCGAAGCAGTTCTGGAAGGTCGCCGCCTGGGCGAGCGAGGGCGGGCTGCGGGCGAGCGGGTACCTGCTCGACCAGTCGCCGCAACTGGGCGGCATCGATCTGAACGAGCAGACGGCGACGGATGCTCCGCCGCCCCTCGGGCCCTTCCGCACCTTCCAGGTCCCGGTCGCCGACCTCGACGTGCTGACCGGGCTCGACTTCGGGGCGCTCGTGGCCGCCGACGTGCTCGCGAGCACGGTGCCGACGGCCGCCGTCCATCGCGAGCTGTGGATCGAGCTGACCGCCGCCGAGCAGCTGCGCTGGTGA
- a CDS encoding replication initiator produces MPPRPSSSRSSCVHPIDISDGRTVRCGSRLKHRCSPCAELYRGDWAAIARSGVFEDPAAHYKFFLLTLTAPSFGPVHRVSSAGRPCPCGSRHDGNDSDLLGTPLDVQTYDYLGQVSWNRDSGLLWDRTRRRLRDRWDSLEYFVVREWQARGVLHVHALVRIARSECPSEAELLTSARSATATSAVDGVIVQWGAQAACDTFRVGAAGAKAIWYMAKALNYVLKDLARAGLSDRGRSWVHIARLNAAARAMRCESSCYPPDCMSRVHQRFGSRSHVASASRATARRTGWSFTALTRSRQRTLRSEWAQKMACVADERRAGESRPADESAAPTLSDTG; encoded by the coding sequence ATGCCCCCGCGCCCTAGTAGCTCTCGGAGTTCGTGCGTTCATCCGATAGATATCTCAGACGGGCGAACGGTGCGGTGTGGTTCACGGCTGAAGCATCGATGCTCCCCATGTGCAGAGCTGTACAGGGGAGATTGGGCAGCAATTGCCCGGTCGGGCGTGTTTGAGGACCCTGCTGCTCACTACAAATTCTTCCTGTTGACGCTAACGGCGCCGTCTTTCGGCCCCGTGCATCGGGTGTCCTCAGCCGGACGCCCTTGTCCATGCGGATCGCGACACGACGGTAACGACTCCGACTTGCTAGGCACTCCTCTAGACGTTCAAACCTATGACTATCTCGGGCAGGTCTCTTGGAACAGAGATTCGGGGCTCTTGTGGGACCGGACGCGCCGCCGCCTTCGGGACAGGTGGGATTCGCTCGAGTACTTCGTTGTACGGGAGTGGCAAGCTCGCGGCGTACTTCACGTCCACGCGCTTGTGCGGATTGCGCGGAGCGAGTGTCCATCTGAGGCCGAACTACTTACATCGGCACGAAGCGCGACCGCGACGTCCGCGGTCGACGGAGTGATTGTGCAATGGGGAGCGCAGGCAGCCTGCGACACGTTCCGGGTAGGCGCGGCCGGTGCGAAAGCGATCTGGTACATGGCCAAAGCGCTGAACTACGTACTAAAGGATTTAGCTCGAGCTGGCCTGAGTGACCGAGGGCGGTCATGGGTTCACATTGCTCGGCTCAATGCGGCGGCGCGCGCTATGAGATGCGAGTCGTCGTGCTATCCGCCAGATTGTATGAGCCGAGTGCATCAGAGGTTTGGGTCTCGGTCTCACGTGGCGTCTGCCTCTCGTGCGACGGCCAGACGGACCGGTTGGTCGTTCACCGCCTTGACGAGAAGTAGGCAGCGTACTCTGCGGTCGGAATGGGCGCAGAAGATGGCCTGCGTAGCTGACGAAAGACGTGCTGGGGAGAGTCGTCCAGCTGACGAGTCGGCTGCCCCAACCCTGTCAGACACGGGTTGA